The Euphorbia lathyris chromosome 2, ddEupLath1.1, whole genome shotgun sequence genome includes a window with the following:
- the LOC136217451 gene encoding protein yippee-like At4g27745 gives MADSIGPPCLYSCHNCSNFVSRHDDIVSKSFQASKGRAFLFSHAMNIVVGKKEDRRLITGLHTVADVFCGDCGELLGWKYEKAYEEAQKYKEGKFVFEKFKIVKYSSS, from the exons ATGGCGGATTCAATTGGACCACCATGTCTATACAGCTGCCATAACTGCAGCAACTTTGTTTCTCGTCATGATGATATCGTTTCTAAATCTTTCCAG GCAAGCAAAGGCAGGGCGTTTTTATTCTCCCATGCTATGAACATTGTAGTGGGGAAGAAAGAGGATCGGCGGTTGATCACCGGACTTCACACGGTGGCGGATGTTTTCTGCGGCGACTGTGGGGAGTTGCTGGGATGgaaatatgaaaaagcttatGAAGAAGCTCAGAAGTATAAGGAAGGCAAATTTGTATTTGAAAAATTTAAGATTGTGAAATATTCATCATCTTAA
- the LOC136217450 gene encoding calcium-binding protein KIC, whose translation MEKGQRSTNTEFEDLLPVMAEKLNVDAFMSELCCGFQLLADPEKGLITSESLRRNSALLGMEGMSKDESEEMVREGDLDGDGALDQREFCILMVRLSPGIMDDAEGWLDMALQQEFAKPSH comes from the coding sequence ATGGAGAAAGGTCAAAGAAGCACTAATACTGAGTTTGAGGATTTGTTACCAGTGATGGCGGAGAAGCTTAACGTCGATGCCTTTATGTCAGAATTATGTTGCGGATTTCAGCTTCTGGCAGACCCGGAAAAAGGGTTGATCACGTCGGAAAGTCTGAGGAGAAATTCGGCACTTCTAGGAATGGAGGGGATGAGCAAAGACGAATCGGAAGAGATGGTTAGGGAAGGAGATCTTGATGGTGATGGAGCACTTGATCAAAGGGAATTTTGCATCTTAATGGTCAGACTAAGCCCTGGAATTATGGATGATGCTGAAGGATGGCTTGATATGGCACTTCAACAAGAGTTCGCTAAACCCTCTCATTAA
- the LOC136217448 gene encoding serine/arginine-rich splicing factor RS31A-like isoform X1 translates to MPTTTTTDNRGNEICLAMPSISELVLSEEACLSLNLRSETLDLNSKMPTSCFSSSCNASTSLCASAHHVYAGFAFVYFEDERDASDAIRGLDNSPFGYDRRRLSVEWARGERGRQRDGSKSLANQRPTKTLFVINFDPAHTRVEDIKRHFERYGEVLHVRIRRNFAFVQFETQEDATKALECTHMSKILDRVVSVEYALRDDGERGDKYDSPRRGSYARSPSPVYRKRPSPDYGKARSPVYDRYDGPAYDRRRSPDYGRERSPEYGRYRSRSPVRRSRT, encoded by the exons ATGcctactactactactactgATAATAGGGGGAATGAAATCTGTCTTGCCATGCCTTCCATATCTGAACTTGTGCTGTCTGAAGAAGCATGCTTATCATTGAATCTCAGATCTGAAACTTTGGATTTAAATTCTAAAATGCCAACATCTTGCTTTAGTTCATCATGCAACGCTTCTACATCCTTATGTGCATCAGCTCATCACGTATATGCAG GTTTTGCTTTTGTTTATTTTGAAGATGAACGTGATGCATCAGATGCCATACGGGGGCTTGACAACTCGCCATTTGGTTATGATAGACGGAGGTTGTCAGTGGAGTGGGCTAGG GGTGAACGTGGTCGACAACGTGATGGGTCCAAGTCATTGGCAAATCAAAGGCCTACTAAGACtctttttgtaattaattttgATCCAGCTCACACAAGGGTTGAGGATATAAAGAGGCATTTTGAACGGTATGGAGAGGTTCTTCATGTCAGAATTCGGAGGAACTTTGCATTTGTGCAATTTGAGACACAGGAGGATGCTACCAAAGCGCTCGAGTGTACACACATGAG CAAAATACTGGACAGGGTAGTCTCCGTGGAGTATGCTTTGAGGGATGATGGTGAGAGGGGAGACAAATATGATAGCCCTAGAAGAGGAAGTTATGCCAGGTCTCCAAGTCCCGTTTATCGCAAGCGGCCTAGTCCTGACTATGGTAAAGCTCGCAGCCCGGTGTATGATAGGTATGATGGCCCTGCATATGACAGACGTAGGAGTCCGGATTATGGCAGGGAGAGAAGTCCTGAATATGGCAGATACCGCAG TCGATCACCGGTTAGAAGATCAAGGACATGA
- the LOC136217448 gene encoding serine/arginine-rich splicing factor RS31-like isoform X2 encodes MARPVFVGNFEFETRQSDLERLFSKYGRVDRVDMKSGFAFVYFEDERDASDAIRGLDNSPFGYDRRRLSVEWARGERGRQRDGSKSLANQRPTKTLFVINFDPAHTRVEDIKRHFERYGEVLHVRIRRNFAFVQFETQEDATKALECTHMSKILDRVVSVEYALRDDGERGDKYDSPRRGSYARSPSPVYRKRPSPDYGKARSPVYDRYDGPAYDRRRSPDYGRERSPEYGRYRSRSPVRRSRT; translated from the exons ATGGCTCGTCCAGTTTTCGTTGGAAATTTTGAGTTCGAAACTCGCCAATCTGATTTGGAACGCCTGTTCAGCAAGTACGGAAGGGTGGACCGCGTCGACATGAAATCTG GTTTTGCTTTTGTTTATTTTGAAGATGAACGTGATGCATCAGATGCCATACGGGGGCTTGACAACTCGCCATTTGGTTATGATAGACGGAGGTTGTCAGTGGAGTGGGCTAGG GGTGAACGTGGTCGACAACGTGATGGGTCCAAGTCATTGGCAAATCAAAGGCCTACTAAGACtctttttgtaattaattttgATCCAGCTCACACAAGGGTTGAGGATATAAAGAGGCATTTTGAACGGTATGGAGAGGTTCTTCATGTCAGAATTCGGAGGAACTTTGCATTTGTGCAATTTGAGACACAGGAGGATGCTACCAAAGCGCTCGAGTGTACACACATGAG CAAAATACTGGACAGGGTAGTCTCCGTGGAGTATGCTTTGAGGGATGATGGTGAGAGGGGAGACAAATATGATAGCCCTAGAAGAGGAAGTTATGCCAGGTCTCCAAGTCCCGTTTATCGCAAGCGGCCTAGTCCTGACTATGGTAAAGCTCGCAGCCCGGTGTATGATAGGTATGATGGCCCTGCATATGACAGACGTAGGAGTCCGGATTATGGCAGGGAGAGAAGTCCTGAATATGGCAGATACCGCAG TCGATCACCGGTTAGAAGATCAAGGACATGA